A genomic region of Thermodesulfobium narugense DSM 14796 contains the following coding sequences:
- a CDS encoding ABC transporter permease: MIIKILSSAIKINLKQGLKVFIMISGISLCILVITLVTSISLGARQLVNETLQQFGPTSIIVFAGGRRQPGQPFQRSTTMTLDDVRSIKDQISGIVAIDPEANSNMNAKYGAQNIDTNISGATPSFTTAWDWNVAEGRFFTERENASMSRVAVIGTTVAKQLFQGENPLGKLIRIGTTPFTVIGVLSSLGTTPNGMDRDNRIVIPLNTMLKRMLNQTYITMMRIKFAPGTNINVVAGEISTILRYNHKLTASGLPDDFTIITPDQVMEFLNRINSTLNIFLVVSTIVAIVIGSVVVSNIMQASISEREKEIALRRAFGATKSLIVTQVFLEIFVISIIGSVFGATLGALLGVIMEHFTGIHVSISPLLFLVAFSVSTIIALIAGIQPAIKASSYDPAVVLQR; the protein is encoded by the coding sequence ATGATTATAAAAATTCTTTCTTCAGCAATTAAAATAAACTTAAAACAAGGCTTGAAGGTTTTCATTATGATCTCTGGAATATCTCTTTGTATTCTTGTAATTACTTTAGTAACATCAATAAGCCTAGGTGCAAGGCAGCTTGTAAACGAAACTCTTCAGCAATTTGGCCCAACTTCTATAATAGTTTTTGCAGGTGGCAGAAGACAACCAGGACAGCCTTTCCAAAGATCTACAACTATGACATTAGACGATGTTCGCTCAATAAAGGATCAAATAAGTGGCATTGTAGCAATAGATCCCGAAGCAAACAGCAATATGAATGCAAAATATGGAGCACAAAACATAGATACTAATATCTCAGGTGCAACACCATCATTCACTACCGCATGGGATTGGAACGTAGCTGAAGGAAGATTTTTTACCGAAAGAGAAAATGCTTCCATGTCAAGGGTAGCTGTAATCGGAACTACAGTTGCAAAGCAGTTATTTCAAGGAGAAAATCCACTTGGTAAGCTTATCAGAATTGGCACTACACCATTTACAGTAATTGGAGTATTAAGTTCACTTGGCACTACACCAAATGGTATGGATAGAGACAATAGAATTGTAATTCCACTTAACACTATGTTAAAAAGAATGCTAAACCAAACATATATAACAATGATGAGAATAAAATTTGCACCAGGCACTAATATTAACGTTGTAGCAGGAGAAATTAGTACAATCCTAAGATACAATCACAAACTTACTGCATCAGGTCTTCCAGATGACTTTACAATCATAACTCCTGATCAAGTAATGGAATTCTTAAACAGAATAAATTCAACTTTAAATATTTTTCTCGTTGTTTCAACAATAGTTGCAATAGTTATAGGCTCTGTTGTTGTTTCAAATATAATGCAGGCATCTATTTCTGAAAGAGAAAAAGAGATTGCTCTTAGAAGAGCGTTTGGGGCTACAAAATCACTTATTGTAACACAAGTTTTCCTTGAAATATTTGTGATCAGCATTATTGGTTCAGTTTTTGGAGCAACCTTAGGGGCTTTACTGGGAGTAATAATGGAACATTTCACAGGAATTCACGTTTCAATTAGTCCATTGCTGTTTCTTGTCGCATTTAGCGTATCTACAATAATAGCATTAATTGCTGGAATTCAACCAGCAATAAAAGCTAGTTCATATGATCCAGCAGTGGTCTTACAAAGATGA
- a CDS encoding ABC transporter ATP-binding protein: protein MSEKIIELENIQKVYKSGTLETVVLRGISFVINKGEFASIMAPSGSGKTTLMNIIGLLDRPTGGKYFLDNKEVSKLSDNELAHLRNQYIGFIFQQFHLLPDLTAIENVLLPSVYAKNPPPDIKDRAKKYLETVGLGERLNFYPSELSGGQQQRVAIARSLINSPKLILADEPTGNLDPQSGMEILSVFQKLNEEGITILMVTHSPEIALFTKKVITLSFGKVLKEDIVKNPKSAQEELQKMYVINT, encoded by the coding sequence ATGAGCGAAAAAATTATAGAATTAGAAAACATACAGAAGGTTTATAAATCCGGCACTCTTGAAACTGTTGTTTTAAGAGGTATAAGCTTTGTCATCAACAAGGGTGAATTTGCTTCTATTATGGCACCATCCGGAAGTGGAAAAACAACTCTAATGAACATAATAGGGTTATTGGATAGACCCACAGGTGGAAAATACTTTCTGGATAACAAGGAGGTCTCAAAACTATCAGATAACGAACTAGCTCATTTAAGAAATCAATATATAGGCTTTATATTCCAACAATTCCATCTTTTGCCCGATCTTACGGCAATTGAAAATGTCTTGCTTCCTTCTGTCTATGCAAAAAATCCTCCACCAGACATCAAGGATAGGGCTAAAAAATATCTTGAAACAGTAGGTTTAGGAGAAAGATTAAATTTTTATCCATCTGAGCTATCAGGTGGTCAACAACAAAGAGTTGCTATAGCAAGGTCTCTTATCAATAGTCCTAAGTTAATTCTTGCCGATGAACCAACAGGTAACCTTGATCCACAATCTGGCATGGAAATATTGTCTGTCTTCCAAAAGCTTAATGAAGAAGGCATAACAATATTGATGGTCACCCACTCACCTGAAATTGCACTTTTTACAAAAAAGGTAATTACCCTTAGCTTTGGCAAAGTGCTTAAAGAAGATATTGTGAAAAATCCCAAATCTGCTCAGGAAGAATTACAAAAGATGTATGTGATTAATACATGA
- a CDS encoding efflux RND transporter periplasmic adaptor subunit: MLKFFKKKKVIAITAALIIILAIVLYGYNTYINNMKKLQQEVKTAQVTKRTITEVVNSTGTINPQVGAQINVGARITGQVIKLNVQVGSVVQAGEVLAEIDPRPQIAALEQAKSNYQAALSNYNYAKVTYERYAKLFEEGLISKDKYDNAKANYLAQKGAVDAAKAAVNTAQVNLEYCTITAPISGMVSAVTTHQGETVVSGLNAPNFVTIDDLDKLEVDASVDETDIGKVKVGMPATFTVLAYPDKTFTGTVAAIYPTSTVVSNVVYYTTVIKIDSNPEHLLRPGMTANVNIKVQEKKDVLAVPNLALKTFGNQTVVFVETSPGVFEKRVVKTGISDLDYTEITSGLKEGDKVIVGDIPESLLKKIK; the protein is encoded by the coding sequence ATGTTAAAGTTCTTTAAAAAGAAAAAAGTAATAGCTATAACTGCCGCCTTAATAATAATTCTTGCAATTGTATTGTACGGTTATAACACATATATAAACAATATGAAAAAATTACAACAAGAAGTTAAAACGGCACAAGTAACAAAAAGGACTATTACAGAAGTGGTAAATTCAACTGGTACTATCAATCCACAAGTTGGCGCTCAAATTAACGTAGGAGCTAGAATTACAGGACAAGTAATAAAACTAAACGTACAGGTAGGAAGCGTAGTTCAGGCAGGAGAGGTTTTGGCTGAAATTGACCCAAGACCACAAATAGCTGCTCTTGAACAAGCTAAGTCGAATTATCAAGCAGCCCTAAGTAACTATAATTATGCAAAGGTAACCTATGAAAGATATGCCAAATTATTTGAAGAAGGGCTTATTTCAAAAGATAAATATGACAATGCAAAAGCTAACTATTTAGCCCAAAAGGGTGCCGTTGATGCCGCTAAGGCAGCTGTCAATACCGCACAGGTAAACCTTGAATACTGTACAATTACAGCTCCAATAAGCGGAATGGTTTCAGCAGTTACTACACACCAGGGAGAAACAGTAGTATCCGGATTGAACGCCCCAAACTTTGTAACAATTGATGACCTTGATAAGCTCGAAGTAGATGCCTCAGTTGACGAAACAGATATTGGAAAAGTAAAGGTGGGAATGCCTGCTACATTTACAGTTCTTGCTTATCCTGACAAAACGTTTACAGGAACTGTTGCAGCAATATATCCAACTTCAACTGTGGTAAGTAACGTTGTTTACTATACAACGGTAATAAAAATTGATTCAAATCCTGAACATCTTTTGAGGCCAGGGATGACTGCAAACGTAAATATAAAAGTTCAAGAAAAGAAAGATGTATTAGCAGTACCAAATCTTGCTCTAAAAACATTTGGTAATCAAACAGTGGTTTTTGTAGAAACAAGCCCAGGAGTTTTTGAAAAAAGAGTAGTTAAAACTGGCATTTCAGATCTAGATTACACTGAGATAACCAGCGGCCTAAAAGAAGGAGATAAAGTGATTGTCGGAGATATTCCAGAAAGCTTACTAAAAAAGATAAAATGA
- a CDS encoding TolC family protein — translation MTSRTKENKYIKRIMFIFLLLLISLVSYNFLPPLQVQAAYAADSNETNVLTLEDALKIAKENNKTLQAQYYQMQSAKETYIQALGYRLPNITGSLSYERIRAMSTNNASYGSKDNFSYSLDANQLLYDFGATNSYIQSAYHSYKQSEKQYLDTLRQIEYQVKQSYLNVLSAEQLYDTAKEGLDLANLILKYTQSEFDVGLVARSDVLSAEVEVQNAKISLLNAKNQINVSLANLANVLGYDPRKSFTISKTAYETPPKAIASNFADQIFSIAIKNRPDIAAAIEGIDAARYTLKNLKSSLYPKINLVGDYSRSDTKFPPENYSWFYGITATITFYNGGQNLSKIRQEQDILNSLIKTKDNLEDSIKLAVWTDILNLNNAYSTFELSDAAVKSALENLRVNEAQYREGLNSIIDLTTARNNYISAKNQRIINEYNYYLSLAALERDLGVKFFNIENY, via the coding sequence ATGACATCAAGAACAAAGGAAAATAAATATATCAAAAGGATCATGTTTATCTTTTTACTATTGTTGATATCTTTAGTAAGTTACAACTTTTTACCACCTTTACAAGTACAAGCAGCCTACGCAGCTGACTCAAACGAAACAAACGTTTTAACGCTTGAAGATGCGCTCAAAATTGCAAAGGAAAACAACAAGACCCTTCAAGCACAATACTATCAGATGCAATCTGCAAAGGAAACGTATATCCAAGCATTAGGTTATAGATTGCCAAATATTACAGGATCTCTTAGCTACGAAAGGATTAGAGCAATGTCAACAAATAATGCATCTTATGGCTCAAAGGATAATTTTTCTTACTCCTTAGATGCAAATCAGCTTCTTTATGATTTTGGAGCAACAAATTCATACATTCAAAGCGCCTATCATTCATATAAGCAAAGCGAAAAACAATATCTTGACACATTGAGGCAAATAGAATACCAAGTAAAACAAAGCTATTTAAATGTCTTATCTGCTGAACAACTTTATGACACCGCGAAAGAAGGTTTAGATCTTGCTAATTTAATCTTAAAATATACTCAATCGGAATTTGATGTAGGTTTAGTTGCCAGATCAGACGTTCTCTCAGCAGAAGTTGAGGTTCAAAACGCAAAGATTTCGCTTTTAAATGCTAAAAATCAAATTAACGTAAGTCTTGCAAATTTAGCAAATGTATTAGGTTACGATCCTAGAAAAAGCTTTACAATATCCAAAACAGCATATGAAACTCCTCCTAAAGCTATAGCATCAAACTTTGCAGATCAGATTTTTTCTATTGCAATAAAAAATAGACCAGATATTGCGGCAGCTATAGAAGGTATTGATGCTGCAAGATATACCCTAAAAAATCTTAAAAGTTCTCTATATCCTAAAATTAATCTTGTTGGCGACTATTCAAGAAGCGACACCAAGTTTCCACCCGAAAATTATTCATGGTTTTACGGCATTACAGCAACAATAACTTTTTACAACGGCGGACAAAACCTTTCAAAAATCAGACAGGAACAGGATATTCTTAATTCTTTGATAAAAACAAAGGATAATTTGGAGGATTCTATAAAACTAGCCGTGTGGACAGATATCTTGAACCTAAACAACGCTTATTCTACATTTGAGCTTTCTGACGCAGCTGTAAAAAGCGCTCTTGAGAACCTAAGAGTAAACGAAGCTCAATATAGAGAGGGATTAAATTCTATAATTGATCTTACAACAGCTAGAAATAATTATATTTCAGCAAAAAATCAAAGAATTATAAATGAATACAATTACTACCTTAGTCTCGCTGCCCTTGAGAGAGACCTGGGTGTAAAATTTTTTAATATTGAAAATTACTAA